One genomic window of Comamonas serinivorans includes the following:
- the lpxB gene encoding lipid-A-disaccharide synthase has protein sequence MPSLERVGMVAGEASGDLLAAALLAAMRARWPQVRAQGVGGHAMQAQGFEAWSDSEALAVRGYVEVLPKLIPLLRLRKRLGDRWLAQRPDVFVGVDAPDFNFDLERRLRQAGVPTVHFVSPSFWAWRPEKVLKLREAADHVLCLFPFEPALLAEHGVAATYVGHPLASVIPQQVDRPAAKQALGLQPDVPVVALLPGSRAAEIEHLADRFVQAARLVQAEHGRPVQFVMPAVPSQHARLAALLAAQGAQDQVRLLHGQSHAALAACDVTLIASGTATLEAALFGCPMVIAYAMPALSHWLMRRKQLMPWVGLPNILCQQAVVPELLQDQATPQALARAVLQWLHSPAEVAALRQRLARLHTELAQDTPTLACDAIANVVAARSGA, from the coding sequence ATGCCGTCGCTTGAGCGCGTGGGCATGGTCGCGGGCGAGGCCTCGGGCGACCTGCTGGCTGCGGCGCTGCTGGCCGCCATGCGCGCACGCTGGCCGCAGGTGCGCGCCCAGGGCGTGGGCGGTCACGCCATGCAGGCCCAGGGGTTCGAGGCCTGGTCCGACAGCGAGGCGCTGGCGGTGCGCGGCTACGTCGAGGTGCTGCCCAAGCTCATTCCGCTGCTGCGGCTGCGCAAGCGCCTGGGCGACCGCTGGCTGGCGCAACGGCCCGATGTGTTCGTGGGCGTCGACGCGCCCGACTTCAACTTCGATCTGGAACGGCGTCTGCGGCAGGCGGGCGTGCCCACGGTGCATTTCGTCAGCCCCTCGTTCTGGGCCTGGCGGCCTGAAAAAGTCCTCAAGCTGCGCGAGGCGGCTGACCACGTGCTGTGCCTGTTCCCGTTCGAGCCGGCCTTGCTGGCCGAGCACGGGGTGGCCGCCACCTACGTGGGCCACCCCCTCGCCAGCGTGATTCCGCAGCAGGTGGACCGGCCGGCGGCCAAGCAGGCGCTGGGCCTGCAGCCCGACGTGCCGGTGGTGGCGCTGCTGCCCGGCAGCCGCGCGGCCGAGATCGAGCACCTGGCCGATCGGTTTGTGCAGGCCGCCCGCCTGGTGCAGGCCGAACATGGGCGGCCCGTGCAGTTCGTGATGCCCGCCGTGCCCAGCCAGCACGCGCGCCTGGCCGCCTTGCTGGCGGCGCAGGGTGCGCAGGACCAGGTCCGGCTGCTGCACGGGCAGTCGCACGCGGCCTTGGCGGCCTGCGACGTGACCCTCATCGCCAGTGGCACGGCCACGCTGGAGGCCGCCTTGTTCGGTTGCCCCATGGTGATTGCCTATGCCATGCCGGCGCTCAGCCACTGGCTGATGCGCCGCAAACAGCTCATGCCCTGGGTGGGGCTGCCCAACATCCTGTGCCAGCAAGCCGTGGTGCCCGAATTGCTGCAGGATCAGGCCACGCCCCAGGCGCTGGCGCGGGCGGTGCTGCAGTGGCTGCACAGCCCGGCCGAGGTGGCTGCGCTGCGTCAGCGCCTGGCCCGCCTGCACACCGAGCTGGCCCAGGACACCCCCACCTTGGCCTGTGACGCCATTGCGAACGTGGTGGCTGCCCGGTCCGGGGCTTGA
- the rnhB gene encoding ribonuclease HII produces the protein MTLLWDAPGLLAGVDEAGRGPLAGPVVAAAVILNPDRPIDGLNDSKKLTAKRRDQLFDEIQDKALCLCIAEASVQEIDSLNILRATLLAMQRAVAGLRLQPVKVLVDGNQLPVLPMLCEPIVGGDALVPSISAASILAKVHRDRWCAQVDTTWPQYGFGKHKGYGTAAHMLALRQHGPCELHRSSFAPVAKCREALQAQAACPP, from the coding sequence ATGACGCTCTTGTGGGATGCGCCAGGCCTGTTGGCCGGCGTGGATGAGGCCGGTCGCGGCCCTTTGGCGGGGCCCGTCGTGGCGGCCGCGGTGATCCTCAACCCGGATCGGCCCATCGATGGCCTGAACGACTCGAAAAAGCTGACCGCCAAGCGGCGCGATCAGCTGTTCGACGAGATTCAGGACAAGGCCTTGTGCCTGTGCATCGCCGAGGCTTCGGTGCAGGAGATCGACTCGCTGAACATCCTGCGGGCCACCTTGCTGGCCATGCAGCGGGCGGTGGCGGGCCTGCGCCTGCAGCCTGTCAAGGTGCTGGTCGATGGCAACCAGCTGCCCGTGCTGCCCATGCTGTGCGAGCCCATCGTGGGCGGCGATGCGCTGGTGCCGTCGATCTCGGCGGCCTCCATCCTGGCCAAGGTGCACCGCGACCGCTGGTGCGCTCAGGTCGACACCACCTGGCCGCAGTATGGCTTTGGCAAGCACAAGGGCTATGGCACCGCCGCCCACATGCTGGCCTTGCGTCAACATGGCCCGTGCGAGTTGCACCGCAGCAGCTTTGCACCTGTGGCCAAATGCCGCGAGGCCCTGCAGGCGCAAGCCGCGTGCCCCCCCTGA
- the rseP gene encoding RIP metalloprotease RseP gives MLIKVLAFIVAMGVLVAFHEWGHYRMAVACRVKVLRFSIGFGRVIWRYKPKHPRPGLEDCEYVISAVPLGGYVRMLNEQDGPVAAHERHLAFNAQSVGKRALIVAAGPVANLVLAVLLYSAVNWIGVNEPRAILAPPAAGSLAERVGLRAGDVVERAALDDASLGELRSFDDLRWLVTRGALEGKDLQLSVRRDGGALAPVTLPLAQLRIQDPTPELFQRAGIDAPQMPPVLGQVMAGGAAAKAGLKEGDRVVAVNAQPVTDAGQLRGLIKAANQPQAPAQQWQVEREGQTLRLAVLPDVVQDAGARIGRVGAYIGAAPDMTVVRYGVFAGLAQGAQKTWEMSALTLRMMARMVIGEASLKNISGPLTIADYAGKSASIGLTPFLTFMGLLSVSLGVLNLLPIPVLDGGHLMYYLWEAVRGKPLTDVWLERLQKGGLAILLLMMSLAMFNDLSRYLLPWFTA, from the coding sequence CTGTTGATCAAGGTGCTGGCTTTCATCGTCGCCATGGGCGTGCTGGTGGCCTTTCACGAGTGGGGGCACTACCGCATGGCGGTGGCGTGCCGCGTCAAGGTGCTGCGCTTTTCCATCGGCTTCGGCCGCGTGATCTGGCGCTACAAGCCCAAGCACCCGCGCCCAGGGCTGGAAGACTGCGAATACGTCATCAGCGCCGTGCCGCTGGGCGGTTACGTGCGCATGCTGAACGAGCAGGACGGCCCGGTGGCTGCGCACGAGCGGCACCTCGCCTTCAACGCGCAGTCCGTGGGCAAGCGTGCCCTCATCGTGGCCGCGGGGCCGGTGGCCAACCTCGTGCTGGCGGTTCTGCTGTACAGCGCGGTGAACTGGATCGGGGTCAACGAGCCGCGGGCCATCCTGGCGCCGCCGGCGGCGGGTTCGCTGGCCGAGCGGGTGGGCCTGCGGGCGGGCGATGTGGTGGAGCGCGCCGCGCTGGACGACGCGAGCCTGGGCGAGCTGCGGTCTTTCGATGACCTGCGCTGGCTGGTCACGCGCGGTGCACTCGAGGGCAAAGACCTGCAGCTCAGCGTGCGGCGCGATGGGGGCGCCCTGGCACCGGTGACGCTGCCCCTGGCGCAATTGCGCATCCAGGACCCCACGCCCGAGCTGTTTCAGCGGGCGGGCATCGACGCGCCCCAGATGCCACCGGTGCTGGGTCAGGTGATGGCTGGCGGCGCGGCCGCGAAAGCCGGCCTGAAGGAGGGCGACCGCGTGGTGGCCGTGAATGCGCAACCGGTGACCGACGCCGGTCAGCTGCGCGGCCTCATCAAAGCCGCCAACCAGCCACAGGCGCCGGCGCAGCAGTGGCAGGTTGAACGCGAAGGCCAGACCTTGCGCCTGGCAGTCTTGCCCGACGTGGTGCAGGACGCCGGGGCCCGCATCGGGCGGGTGGGGGCCTACATCGGCGCCGCACCCGACATGACGGTGGTGCGCTATGGCGTGTTCGCCGGATTGGCCCAGGGCGCGCAGAAAACCTGGGAGATGTCGGCGCTGACGCTGCGCATGATGGCGCGCATGGTGATCGGCGAGGCATCGCTCAAGAACATCAGCGGTCCCCTCACGATTGCCGACTATGCGGGCAAGTCGGCCAGCATCGGCCTGACGCCATTCCTGACCTTCATGGGCCTGCTCAGCGTGAGCCTGGGCGTGCTCAATCTGTTGCCAATCCCCGTCCTCGATGGGGGGCACCTGATGTATTATCTTTGGGAGGCGGTGAGAGGAAAACCGCTGACCGATGTCTGGCTGGAGCGCCTGCAAAAAGGTGGTCTGGCCATCTTGTTGCTCATGATGTCTCTGGCCATGTTCAACGATTTGTCGCGGTACCTGTTGCCGTGGTTCACCGCATGA
- a CDS encoding TrmH family RNA methyltransferase, translated as MPALVITSRDNPRYKTLRKLVQDANSYRSLQRVWVEGDHLCDAALSRGWQPQELILAESNAEGLTRYAAHAQRAVLLPDRLFAELSALPSSRGVGMVFALPAAQGVDPDAPTVVLDRLQDAGNVGSILRSASAFGFRQVLAIKGTAALWAPKVVRAGMGAHFALALHELADEGLVQQLRVPLLATSSHQGDFVHARAWPWPCAWLMGHEGQGVSPALMAQAQAFARIAQPGGEESLNVAAAAAICLHASAVARTGD; from the coding sequence ATGCCGGCCCTGGTCATCACCTCGCGCGACAACCCGCGCTACAAAACCCTGCGCAAGCTGGTGCAGGACGCCAACAGCTACCGCAGCCTGCAGCGCGTGTGGGTCGAGGGTGACCACCTGTGCGACGCCGCGCTGAGCCGCGGCTGGCAACCGCAGGAGCTGATCCTGGCCGAGTCCAATGCCGAGGGGTTGACCCGGTACGCGGCCCATGCGCAGCGTGCGGTGCTGTTGCCCGACCGGCTGTTCGCCGAGCTGTCGGCCCTGCCGTCCTCGCGCGGCGTGGGCATGGTGTTCGCGCTGCCGGCCGCGCAGGGCGTGGACCCCGATGCGCCCACCGTGGTGCTCGACCGCCTGCAGGACGCCGGCAACGTGGGGTCCATCCTGCGCAGCGCCAGCGCCTTCGGTTTCCGCCAGGTGCTGGCCATCAAGGGCACGGCGGCTTTGTGGGCGCCCAAGGTGGTGCGCGCGGGCATGGGCGCCCATTTCGCGCTGGCCTTGCACGAGCTGGCCGACGAGGGGCTGGTGCAGCAGCTGCGGGTGCCGCTGCTGGCCACCAGTTCGCACCAGGGCGATTTCGTGCACGCCCGCGCCTGGCCCTGGCCCTGCGCCTGGCTCATGGGCCACGAAGGGCAGGGCGTGAGCCCGGCCTTGATGGCTCAGGCCCAGGCCTTTGCGCGCATTGCGCAGCCGGGCGGCGAAGAATCGCTCAACGTGGCGGCTGCGGCCGCCATCTGCCTGCACGCCAGTGCCGTGGCCCGAACCGGCGACTGA
- the lpxD gene encoding UDP-3-O-(3-hydroxymyristoyl)glucosamine N-acyltransferase, with amino-acid sequence MTPSILAEPISLGSIADRLGGVLHGDPALSITELAPLARAGSRAISFLSDPRRAAQLADCQAACVVVSAKAEAAAQARGGAYILAGDPYLYYARLSQLWRSLTSVGGERFPPGIHPTAVVHPQAEVHASAHIGPLCVVEAGARVGAHSVLRSGVWLGQDCSLGERCLIQPGAVIGGDGFGFAAVDGRWEKIEQLGRVVIGNDVEVGANTCIDRGALDDTVIADGVKLDNQIQIGHNTRIGEHTAMAGCTGVAGSADIGAHCTVGGAGMILGHLTIADHVHVSAASVVTRSIAKPGQYTGFFPLSDNASWEKNAANVRQLHQLRARVRALEHLQTPQASDA; translated from the coding sequence GTGACGCCATCCATCCTGGCTGAGCCGATCTCGCTCGGCAGCATCGCCGATCGCCTGGGTGGCGTTTTGCACGGGGATCCCGCCCTGTCCATCACCGAGCTGGCCCCGTTGGCGCGCGCCGGCAGCCGGGCCATCTCCTTCCTGTCGGACCCACGCCGCGCGGCCCAGCTGGCGGACTGCCAGGCTGCGTGCGTCGTGGTGTCGGCCAAGGCCGAGGCTGCTGCGCAGGCGCGCGGCGGGGCGTACATCCTGGCGGGTGATCCCTACCTGTACTACGCGCGGCTCAGTCAGCTGTGGCGCAGCCTGACCTCGGTGGGCGGCGAGCGCTTTCCGCCCGGCATTCACCCCACGGCGGTGGTGCACCCGCAGGCCGAGGTCCACGCCAGCGCCCACATCGGGCCGCTGTGTGTGGTCGAGGCCGGGGCCCGGGTGGGCGCACACTCCGTGCTTCGATCAGGGGTATGGCTCGGACAAGATTGCTCACTGGGCGAGCGCTGCCTGATACAGCCGGGCGCCGTGATTGGTGGCGATGGCTTCGGGTTTGCGGCCGTGGACGGACGCTGGGAAAAGATCGAACAGCTGGGGCGCGTGGTGATCGGCAACGATGTGGAAGTGGGGGCGAACACCTGCATCGACCGCGGTGCGCTCGACGACACGGTGATTGCCGATGGCGTCAAGCTCGACAACCAGATCCAGATTGGCCACAACACCCGCATCGGCGAGCACACGGCCATGGCCGGTTGCACGGGCGTGGCCGGTTCGGCCGACATCGGCGCCCATTGCACCGTGGGCGGTGCCGGCATGATCCTGGGTCACCTGACGATTGCCGACCACGTGCACGTGTCGGCGGCCTCGGTGGTGACCCGGTCGATCGCCAAGCCAGGTCAGTACACGGGGTTTTTTCCGCTGTCCGACAACGCCAGCTGGGAAAAGAATGCGGCCAATGTGCGGCAACTTCATCAACTGCGTGCGCGCGTGCGTGCGCTGGAGCATTTGCAGACACCGCAGGCGTCCGATGCCTGA
- the bamA gene encoding outer membrane protein assembly factor BamA: MKAFRVRTAAAVVAMIFSAQAAWAVDPFTVRDIRIEGLQRVEPGTVFASLPLQVGDAYDDEKGASAIRSLFALGLFSDVRLEVQNDVLVVVVQERPSVASIEFTGNKEFTKEVLSKALRDIGLYEGRPFDKALADRAEQELRRQYIERGKYAANVVTTVTPTTRNQVHVSFAFTEGESAKIKDIHLVGNRAFSESQLRDLFDLDTGGWLSWYTKSDQYSRTKLNADLEALRSFYLARGYLDFKIDSTQVAISPDKESISVTVNLSEGERFVVSKVDIEGNFLNKDDEFKSLIEIKPGEPYNADQVANTVKAFTDGFARYGYAFAKVEPQMNVDRVDNTVAITLQANPSRRAYVRKINIQGNTRTRDEVIRREFRQFESSWYDGEKMKLSRDRVDRLGYFTDVSLETVEVPGAPDQVDVSVVVKEKPTGSVSIGAGFSSSEKLSFTFAIKQENVFGSGNYLSAELNTGRYNRALVLSTTNPYFTTGGVSRTYDLFYKSVRPYKDQGGNYELITTGGGIKFGVPFSELDTVYFGVTAERTRIKPGTNIPGAYLAYAENYGYTSWGVPLTIGWSRDSRDSALAPTKGRYQRLNTELSALADARYVKANYQFQQYLPLSKSYTLAFNTEVGWGKGFGGRAFPVFKNFYAGGLGSVRGFEQSTLGPRDVTGSFIGGAKRFNANLEFITPFPGVGNDRTLRAFVFVDVGNVYGENESFDLSRMRASTGIGISWISPLGPLRFAFAQPVRKFAGDRIEKLQFQIGTSF; the protein is encoded by the coding sequence ATGAAAGCTTTCCGAGTCCGAACGGCTGCCGCAGTCGTGGCCATGATTTTTTCGGCCCAGGCGGCCTGGGCGGTTGACCCGTTCACAGTGCGCGACATCCGCATCGAAGGCTTGCAACGCGTGGAACCCGGCACGGTGTTCGCCTCCCTGCCGCTGCAGGTGGGCGACGCTTACGACGACGAGAAGGGCGCCAGCGCCATCCGTTCGCTGTTTGCCTTGGGCCTGTTCTCCGACGTGCGCCTGGAGGTGCAGAACGACGTGCTGGTCGTGGTCGTCCAGGAGCGTCCCAGCGTGGCCTCGATTGAGTTCACGGGCAACAAGGAATTCACCAAAGAAGTGCTCAGCAAAGCACTGCGCGACATCGGCCTCTACGAAGGTCGTCCGTTCGACAAGGCCCTGGCCGACCGGGCTGAGCAGGAATTGCGCCGCCAGTACATCGAGCGCGGCAAGTACGCGGCCAACGTCGTGACCACGGTGACGCCGACCACGCGCAACCAGGTTCACGTGTCGTTTGCCTTCACCGAAGGCGAATCGGCCAAGATCAAGGACATCCACCTCGTCGGCAACCGCGCGTTCAGCGAAAGCCAGTTGAGGGACCTGTTCGACCTGGACACCGGTGGCTGGTTGAGCTGGTACACCAAGTCCGACCAGTACTCGCGCACCAAGCTCAACGCCGATCTGGAAGCGCTGCGCTCGTTCTACCTGGCCCGTGGCTACCTGGACTTCAAGATCGACTCGACGCAGGTGGCAATCTCGCCGGACAAGGAGTCCATCAGCGTCACGGTCAACCTGTCCGAGGGCGAGCGCTTCGTGGTCTCCAAGGTCGACATCGAAGGCAATTTCCTCAACAAGGACGACGAGTTCAAGTCGCTGATCGAGATCAAGCCGGGCGAGCCCTACAACGCTGATCAGGTGGCGAACACGGTCAAGGCCTTCACCGATGGCTTTGCGCGCTACGGTTATGCCTTTGCCAAGGTGGAGCCGCAGATGAACGTGGACCGTGTTGACAACACGGTCGCGATCACGCTGCAGGCCAACCCGTCTCGCCGGGCCTATGTGCGCAAGATCAACATCCAGGGCAACACGCGCACGCGGGACGAAGTGATCCGCCGTGAGTTCCGGCAGTTCGAGTCGTCGTGGTACGACGGCGAAAAGATGAAACTGTCGCGCGACCGTGTGGACCGCCTGGGTTATTTCACCGATGTGTCGCTCGAAACGGTGGAGGTGCCCGGCGCCCCCGACCAGGTCGACGTGAGCGTGGTGGTCAAGGAAAAGCCCACGGGCAGCGTGTCCATCGGGGCGGGCTTCTCGTCGTCCGAAAAACTGTCGTTCACCTTTGCCATCAAGCAGGAGAACGTGTTCGGCTCGGGCAACTACCTGTCGGCGGAGCTGAACACCGGCCGCTACAACCGTGCCCTGGTGCTGAGCACCACCAACCCGTACTTCACCACGGGCGGTGTGTCACGCACCTATGACCTGTTCTACAAGTCGGTACGCCCCTACAAGGACCAGGGCGGCAACTACGAGCTGATCACCACCGGCGGCGGGATCAAGTTCGGCGTGCCGTTCAGTGAGCTCGACACGGTGTACTTCGGCGTCACCGCAGAACGCACGCGCATCAAGCCCGGCACCAACATCCCCGGCGCCTACCTGGCGTATGCCGAGAACTATGGCTACACCAGCTGGGGCGTTCCATTGACCATCGGTTGGTCGCGTGACAGCCGGGACAGCGCGCTGGCGCCCACCAAGGGCCGTTACCAGCGCCTGAACACCGAGCTGAGTGCGCTGGCCGACGCGCGCTACGTCAAGGCCAACTACCAGTTCCAGCAGTACCTGCCGCTGTCCAAGTCCTACACCCTGGCGTTCAACACCGAGGTGGGCTGGGGCAAGGGCTTCGGGGGCCGCGCCTTCCCGGTGTTCAAGAATTTCTACGCGGGCGGTCTGGGTTCGGTGCGGGGCTTCGAGCAATCGACGCTGGGCCCGCGCGACGTGACTGGATCCTTCATCGGGGGCGCCAAGCGCTTCAACGCCAACCTCGAATTCATCACACCGTTCCCCGGTGTGGGCAACGACCGCACGCTGCGGGCATTCGTCTTCGTCGACGTGGGCAACGTGTACGGCGAGAACGAGAGCTTTGACCTGAGCCGCATGCGCGCCTCGACCGGCATCGGCATCAGTTGGATCTCGCCGCTGGGCCCGCTGCGCTTTGCGTTCGCTCAGCCTGTGCGCAAGTTTGCCGGCGATAGAATCGAGAAACTGCAATTCCAAATCGGGACGTCTTTCTGA
- the fabZ gene encoding 3-hydroxyacyl-ACP dehydratase FabZ, which translates to MDIQHILAKLPHRYPFLLVDRILEIDKPSQTIRALKNVTVNEPFFQGHFPGRPVMPGVLMLEALAQSSALLSFDLFDMSLAPDAVFYFVGIDNARFKRPVGPGDQLILHATLERVRGGIYRFNCKGTVEDELAVEAAVMCTMRKVA; encoded by the coding sequence ATGGATATTCAGCACATTCTCGCCAAGCTGCCCCACCGGTACCCGTTTTTGCTGGTCGACCGGATCCTGGAGATCGACAAACCTTCCCAGACCATCCGGGCGTTGAAGAACGTCACCGTCAACGAACCGTTTTTTCAGGGCCACTTCCCGGGCCGCCCGGTCATGCCGGGTGTGCTGATGCTCGAAGCGCTGGCGCAAAGCTCGGCGCTGCTGTCGTTTGACCTGTTCGACATGAGCCTGGCGCCCGACGCCGTGTTCTATTTCGTCGGCATCGACAACGCGCGCTTCAAGCGCCCCGTGGGCCCCGGCGATCAGCTGATCCTGCACGCCACGCTCGAGCGCGTGCGCGGGGGCATCTACCGCTTCAACTGCAAAGGCACGGTGGAAGACGAGCTGGCGGTCGAGGCCGCCGTGATGTGCACCATGCGCAAGGTGGCTTGA
- the ispC gene encoding 1-deoxy-D-xylulose-5-phosphate reductoisomerase, with the protein MQRVLVLGSTGSIGVNTLDVIARHPDRFVVHALTAASRVDALVAQCMQFQPAVAAVADAARLDELASKLKAAGLRTQPQAGAQALTALAAAPEVDTVMAAIVGAAGLAPCMAAARAGKRLLLANKEALVVGGELFLQAVAQGGAKLLPIDSEHSAVFQSLPDDPATWSTRVAKIILTASGGPFRDWAPHALDAVTPAQACAHPNWVMGRKISVDSATMMNKALELIEARYLFGLPPDQLDVVIHPQSVVHSMVQYHDSSVVAQLGTPDMRVPIAYGLSWPERMASGAQALDFSSLSALTFEALDSHGHEQRFPGMRLAWDALRAPFGSCAVLNAANEVAVQAFLDERIRFTDIHRINVATLDALDFSRPHNLEDLLALDREARCLAEQQVQHGLARA; encoded by the coding sequence ATGCAACGCGTGCTCGTGTTGGGTTCCACGGGGTCGATCGGGGTCAACACGCTCGACGTCATCGCGCGTCACCCGGACCGCTTCGTGGTCCATGCCTTGACGGCGGCCAGTCGTGTCGATGCGTTGGTGGCGCAATGCATGCAGTTTCAACCCGCTGTGGCCGCCGTGGCCGATGCGGCGCGGCTGGACGAGCTGGCCAGCAAGCTGAAGGCGGCCGGCCTGCGCACCCAGCCCCAGGCGGGTGCGCAGGCCCTGACTGCGCTGGCTGCCGCGCCCGAGGTGGACACCGTGATGGCTGCCATCGTGGGGGCCGCCGGTTTGGCGCCCTGCATGGCGGCGGCGCGCGCCGGCAAGCGCCTGCTGCTCGCCAACAAGGAGGCTCTGGTGGTCGGCGGCGAGCTGTTCCTGCAGGCTGTGGCTCAGGGCGGCGCCAAGCTCTTGCCCATCGACAGCGAGCATTCGGCGGTGTTCCAGTCCCTGCCCGATGACCCCGCCACCTGGTCCACGCGTGTGGCCAAGATCATCCTCACCGCCTCGGGCGGGCCGTTTCGCGACTGGGCGCCCCATGCGCTGGACGCCGTGACGCCGGCGCAGGCCTGCGCCCACCCGAACTGGGTGATGGGGCGCAAGATCTCTGTCGATTCGGCCACCATGATGAACAAGGCGCTCGAGCTGATCGAGGCGCGCTACCTGTTCGGGCTGCCGCCCGACCAGCTCGACGTGGTGATCCACCCGCAGAGCGTGGTGCATTCCATGGTGCAGTACCACGACAGCTCGGTGGTGGCCCAGTTGGGCACGCCCGACATGCGCGTGCCCATCGCCTATGGCCTGTCGTGGCCCGAACGCATGGCTTCGGGGGCGCAGGCGCTGGATTTCTCGTCGCTGTCTGCGCTTACCTTCGAGGCGCTGGACAGCCATGGCCACGAGCAGCGCTTCCCGGGCATGCGCCTGGCCTGGGATGCCTTGCGCGCGCCCTTTGGCAGCTGTGCCGTGCTCAATGCCGCCAACGAGGTGGCGGTGCAGGCCTTCCTGGACGAGCGCATCCGGTTCACCGACATCCACCGCATCAACGTCGCCACACTCGATGCCCTGGATTTCTCGCGACCGCACAATCTCGAGGATTTGCTGGCCTTGGACCGCGAGGCGCGGTGCCTGGCCGAGCAACAGGTCCAGCATGGCCTGGCGCGCGCCTGA
- the lpxA gene encoding acyl-ACP--UDP-N-acetylglucosamine O-acyltransferase codes for MTHAKIHPTALVDARAELDSSVEVGPYAVIGPHVQMGAGCSVGPHACIEGHTRIGQNNRFFQFVSIGAAPQDKKYAGEPTRLEIGNDNTFREFVTINTGTTQDQGITRLGDDNWIMAYVHVAHDCQLGSHIILANAVQLAGHVHLGDWVFLGGQTGVHQFVRVGAHAMAAFQTRLPQDVPPFMTVGGNPVAAHGVNAEGLRRRGFSPERIANVKHMQRLLYRQGLALEAVRGQLDALRDEVHDADMQADVHLMQAFLQEATRGIVR; via the coding sequence ATGACGCACGCCAAGATTCATCCCACGGCCCTGGTCGACGCCCGGGCGGAGCTCGACTCGTCGGTCGAGGTCGGGCCTTATGCCGTCATCGGTCCGCACGTCCAGATGGGCGCGGGCTGCTCGGTCGGGCCGCATGCCTGCATCGAAGGGCACACCCGCATCGGGCAGAACAACCGCTTCTTCCAGTTCGTCTCCATCGGGGCCGCGCCGCAGGACAAGAAGTACGCTGGTGAGCCCACGCGCCTCGAGATCGGCAACGACAACACCTTCCGCGAGTTCGTCACCATCAACACCGGCACCACGCAGGATCAGGGCATCACCCGCTTGGGCGATGACAACTGGATCATGGCGTACGTGCACGTGGCCCACGATTGCCAGCTGGGCAGCCACATCATCCTGGCCAACGCCGTGCAGCTCGCCGGCCACGTGCACCTGGGGGATTGGGTGTTCCTGGGCGGTCAGACCGGCGTGCACCAGTTCGTGCGCGTGGGGGCGCATGCCATGGCGGCGTTTCAGACCCGGTTGCCGCAGGATGTGCCGCCTTTCATGACCGTGGGCGGCAACCCCGTGGCGGCCCATGGCGTGAATGCCGAGGGCTTGCGTCGGCGCGGCTTTTCGCCCGAGCGCATTGCCAACGTGAAGCACATGCAGCGCCTGCTTTACCGCCAGGGCCTGGCGCTGGAGGCGGTGCGCGGGCAGCTGGATGCCTTGCGGGATGAGGTGCACGATGCCGACATGCAGGCCGATGTGCACCTGATGCAGGCCTTTCTGCAGGAGGCGACGCGCGGCATCGTGCGCTGA
- a CDS encoding OmpH family outer membrane protein, translating to MTKLQRYLSALALGTSAVLVSLPAVAQDFKIGFINTDKLLRESGPAKAAQSKLESEFSKREKELVDSGNALKASSDKFERDAPTLSESARATRQRQLADQDNAYQRRRREFQEDLAARKNEELAQVLDRANRVVKQVAETEKYDVILQEAVYINPKHDITDKVIKALDSAK from the coding sequence ATGACAAAACTTCAACGCTACCTGTCTGCACTGGCCCTGGGCACGTCTGCCGTGCTGGTGTCGCTGCCTGCGGTGGCTCAGGACTTCAAGATCGGCTTCATCAACACCGACAAGCTGCTGCGCGAGTCGGGTCCGGCCAAGGCGGCGCAAAGCAAACTGGAATCGGAGTTTTCCAAGCGCGAAAAAGAACTCGTGGACTCGGGCAACGCCCTGAAGGCGTCGTCGGACAAGTTCGAGCGCGACGCGCCCACGCTGTCGGAGTCGGCCCGCGCCACGCGCCAGCGTCAGCTGGCCGATCAGGACAACGCCTACCAACGTCGCCGCCGTGAGTTCCAGGAAGACCTCGCTGCACGCAAGAACGAAGAGTTGGCCCAGGTGCTGGACCGTGCCAACCGCGTGGTCAAGCAAGTGGCCGAAACGGAAAAGTACGACGTGATCCTGCAGGAAGCCGTCTACATCAACCCCAAGCACGACATCACCGACAAAGTGATCAAGGCGCTCGACAGCGCCAAGTGA